Proteins found in one Mangifera indica cultivar Alphonso chromosome 15, CATAS_Mindica_2.1, whole genome shotgun sequence genomic segment:
- the LOC123197995 gene encoding probable calcium-binding protein CML23, producing the protein MARSKDATSFGSLEEARKVFNKFDKNGDGKISADELKDIISALSSKTSPEEVERVMQEIDKDGDGYIDFDEFVEFHMGGASSSGDGSKELKDAFDLFDVDKNGLISVQELHSVLRKLGEKCSLNDCNKMIKQVDADGDGHVNFEEFKKMMTRA; encoded by the coding sequence ATGGCGAGAAGTAAAGATGCGACTTCTTTCGGTTCTTTGGAAGAAGCTCGCAAAGTGTTCAACAAATTCGACAAGAACGGCGACGGAAAGATATCCGCCGATGAACTAAAGGACATCATCAGCGCGCTCAGCTCCAAGACTTCGCCAGAGGAGGTGGAACGTGTAATGCAAGAGATTGATAAAGATGGTGATGGCTACATTGACTTTGACGAGTTCGTTGAGTTTCATATGGGCGGCGCATCGTCCAGCGGTGACGGTTCGAAGGAGTTGAAGGACGCTTTTGATCTATTTGATGTTGACAAGAACGGATTGATATCAGTACAGGAGTTACATTCGGTGTTGAGGAAACTTGGAGAGAAGTGTTCGCTGAATGATTGCAATAAGATGATCAAACAGGTCGATGCCGACGGTGATGGCCATGTCAACTTTGAGGAGTTTAAGAAGATGATGACTCGCGCCTAA